In a single window of the Coregonus clupeaformis isolate EN_2021a chromosome 10, ASM2061545v1, whole genome shotgun sequence genome:
- the LOC121558631 gene encoding uncharacterized protein LOC121558631 isoform X5, translated as MSETRVLHQRISSVMGILASAAVTEICKLVDDCCGALRVEVSQSKEQILMLEKQLSLAESRYRSVSGKGQTSVTSGTPRINSSKGDSPAANADDAGNTDEDEGSVLHLEVEGVNGNPHPLWEEVSTAPTDEAGPPTLTPGPIVSSNENTGPLAMTPDPVVSSNDIPRKQHITSFRVGETPKIQPCTTCCSLYHCPFCRPSAFKPNELHRIIPHIQSHLKSAVQNDEYIVYNCKLTCRDYPHYHCTYCDHVLCRKALFIEHFRACRKRNATPRPARVQAQSPSAALPLQQHPSPAQRPLAPATSTPVLPLTSIAVVPSSSRPVTPPSSPVAPQTLNTDTPPMEKTNTSASHDPVTRSSSQDLEPSSPEVYSCPPTPQIETERPQRPSQRDAVPVQTQCDHCGIILNKKNLKVHMKRKHQEEYIAAENEEALRRYLAESKMDVPPWCRATKVQCDLCGIRLNKKNFKNHMKRKHKVNVTPSDFQEAFDRCLGEQGLLVVESSLPGYTCTGTQETGRGGRRRRRREECDDDLFPDIDMEEEQRDRFLDAGALLAQETDLATQQLQGERALTGMTPHRYHGLGKPHLLELLAASSGVTGMDLPGCAVCGGEERQLEPVSGLQNLQYHPDK; from the exons ATGTCGGAAACGCGTGTTTTGCATCAACGGATAAGCTCTGTCATGGGCATTCTAGCCTCCGCTGCCGTGACAGAGATTTGCAAGTTAGTAGACGATTGCTGTGGAGCGTTACGTGTAGAAGTCTCTCAAAGCAAAGAGCAAATCCTAATGCTAGAGAAGCAACTCAGCCTGGCGGAGTCGAGGTACAGGTCGGTGAGTGGCAAAGGGCAGACGTCTGTCACCAGCGGCACACCGAGAATCAACAGTTCTAAGGGCGATTCACCCGCGGCCAATGCCGATGATGCGGGCAACACTGACGAAGACGAAG gtAGCGTTCTCCATCTTGAGGTGGAGGGTGTCAATGGCAATCCGCACCCTCTGTGGGAAGAGGTATCCACAGCACCAACTGATGAGGCTGGGCCCCCCACACTGACCCCTGGCCCCATAGTCAGTTCCAATGAGAATACTGGGCCCCTCGCAATGACCCCTGACCCGGTAGTCAGTTCCAATGACATACCCAGAAAG CAACATATTACCAGTTTCCGAGTTGGGGAAACTCCCAAGATACAACCATGCACCACATGCTGCTCCCTCTACCACTGCCCCTTCTGCCGACCGTCTGCGTTCAAACCCAACGAGTTACACCGGATCATCCCACACATCCAGAGCCACCTGAAAAGTGCCGTTCAGAATGACG AGTACATCGTCTACAACTGCAAACTGACGTGCAGAGACTACCCTCACTACCACTGCACCTATTGTGACCATGTACTCTGCAGAAAAGCGTTGTTTATAGAACATTTCAGAGCTTGCAGAAAGCGGAACGCGACTCCACGACCTGCCCGTGTCCAAGCTCAATCTCCATCTGCTGCTCTGCCCCTCCAGCAACATCCATCTCCAGCCCAGAGACCTCTCGCCCCTGCAACGTCCACACCTGTCCTGCCTCTCACATCTATAGCGGTCGTCCCGTCAAGCTCCAGACCTGTCACCCCTCCGAGCTCACCAGTCGCTCCTCAAActctaaacacagacacacctccAATGGAAAAAACAAATACTTCTGCCAGTCACGATCCGGTCACCCGCTCGTCAAGCCAGGATTTGGAACCCTCCTCGCCCGAAGTGTACAGCTGCCCTCCGACGCCGCAGATTGAGACCGAGAGACCGCAAAGACCTTCCCAAAGGGATGCAGTTCCTGTGCAGACCCAGTGTGACCACTGCGGCATCATCCTGAACAAGAAGAACTTGAAGGTGCACATGAAGCGGAAACACCAGGAAGAGTACATCGCTGCGGAGAACGAGGAGGCTCTGAGGAGATACCTGGCCGAATCCAAGATGGACGTGCCACCCTGGTGCCGTGCCACCAAGGTCCAGTGTGACCTCTGCGGAATCAGGCTGAACAAGAAGAATTTCAAGAACCACATGAAAAGGAAACACAAGGTGAACGTGACGCCGTCGGATTTCCAGGAAGCTTTCGACAGGTGCCTGGGCGAGCAAGGCCTGTTGGTGGTCGAGAGCTCGTTGCCCGGCTACACTTGTACCGGGACGCAGGaaacaggaagaggaggacgacGACGAAGGCGTAGGGAAGAGTGTGACGATGACCTCTTTCCGGACATCGACATGGAAGAAGAACAACGCGACAGGTTCCTGGACGCCGGAGCGCTCCTGGCCCAGGAAACGGACCTGGCCACCCAGCAGTTGCAAGGCGAGAGAGCGCTGACTGGAATG ACTCCCCATAGGTACCATGGTCTGGGGAAACCTCATCTCCTGGAG
- the LOC121558631 gene encoding uncharacterized protein LOC121558631 isoform X2, with the protein MSETRVLHQRISSVMGILASAAVTEICKLVDDCCGALRVEVSQSKEQILMLEKQLSLAESRYRSVSGKGQTSVTSGTPRINSSKGDSPAANADDAGNTDEDEGSVLHLEVEGVNGNPHPLWEEVSTAPTDEAGPPTLTPGPIVSSNENTGPLAMTPDPVVSSNDIPRKQHITSFRVGETPKIQPCTTCCSLYHCPFCRPSAFKPNELHRIIPHIQSHLKSAVQNDEYIVYNCKLTCRDYPHYHCTYCDHVLCRKALFIEHFRACRKRNATPRPARVQAQSPSAALPLQQHPSPAQRPLAPATSTPVLPLTSIAVVPSSSRPVTPPSSPVAPQTLNTDTPPMEKTNTSASHDPVTRSSSQDLEPSSPEVYSCPPTPQIETERPQRPSQRDAVPVQTQCDHCGIILNKKNLKVHMKRKHQEEYIAAENEEALRRYLAESKMDVPPWCRATKVQCDLCGIRLNKKNFKNHMKRKHKVNVTPSDFQEAFDRCLGEQGLLVVESSLPGYTCTGTQETGRGGRRRRRREECDDDLFPDIDMEEEQRDRFLDAGALLAQETDLATQQLQGERALTGMTPHRYHGLGKPHLLELPLESLVWIFRDVLCVDGKRGYWNLSLVCRTFNTILTNEIIRKYSTGKRCDPEPQ; encoded by the exons ATGTCGGAAACGCGTGTTTTGCATCAACGGATAAGCTCTGTCATGGGCATTCTAGCCTCCGCTGCCGTGACAGAGATTTGCAAGTTAGTAGACGATTGCTGTGGAGCGTTACGTGTAGAAGTCTCTCAAAGCAAAGAGCAAATCCTAATGCTAGAGAAGCAACTCAGCCTGGCGGAGTCGAGGTACAGGTCGGTGAGTGGCAAAGGGCAGACGTCTGTCACCAGCGGCACACCGAGAATCAACAGTTCTAAGGGCGATTCACCCGCGGCCAATGCCGATGATGCGGGCAACACTGACGAAGACGAAG gtAGCGTTCTCCATCTTGAGGTGGAGGGTGTCAATGGCAATCCGCACCCTCTGTGGGAAGAGGTATCCACAGCACCAACTGATGAGGCTGGGCCCCCCACACTGACCCCTGGCCCCATAGTCAGTTCCAATGAGAATACTGGGCCCCTCGCAATGACCCCTGACCCGGTAGTCAGTTCCAATGACATACCCAGAAAG CAACATATTACCAGTTTCCGAGTTGGGGAAACTCCCAAGATACAACCATGCACCACATGCTGCTCCCTCTACCACTGCCCCTTCTGCCGACCGTCTGCGTTCAAACCCAACGAGTTACACCGGATCATCCCACACATCCAGAGCCACCTGAAAAGTGCCGTTCAGAATGACG AGTACATCGTCTACAACTGCAAACTGACGTGCAGAGACTACCCTCACTACCACTGCACCTATTGTGACCATGTACTCTGCAGAAAAGCGTTGTTTATAGAACATTTCAGAGCTTGCAGAAAGCGGAACGCGACTCCACGACCTGCCCGTGTCCAAGCTCAATCTCCATCTGCTGCTCTGCCCCTCCAGCAACATCCATCTCCAGCCCAGAGACCTCTCGCCCCTGCAACGTCCACACCTGTCCTGCCTCTCACATCTATAGCGGTCGTCCCGTCAAGCTCCAGACCTGTCACCCCTCCGAGCTCACCAGTCGCTCCTCAAActctaaacacagacacacctccAATGGAAAAAACAAATACTTCTGCCAGTCACGATCCGGTCACCCGCTCGTCAAGCCAGGATTTGGAACCCTCCTCGCCCGAAGTGTACAGCTGCCCTCCGACGCCGCAGATTGAGACCGAGAGACCGCAAAGACCTTCCCAAAGGGATGCAGTTCCTGTGCAGACCCAGTGTGACCACTGCGGCATCATCCTGAACAAGAAGAACTTGAAGGTGCACATGAAGCGGAAACACCAGGAAGAGTACATCGCTGCGGAGAACGAGGAGGCTCTGAGGAGATACCTGGCCGAATCCAAGATGGACGTGCCACCCTGGTGCCGTGCCACCAAGGTCCAGTGTGACCTCTGCGGAATCAGGCTGAACAAGAAGAATTTCAAGAACCACATGAAAAGGAAACACAAGGTGAACGTGACGCCGTCGGATTTCCAGGAAGCTTTCGACAGGTGCCTGGGCGAGCAAGGCCTGTTGGTGGTCGAGAGCTCGTTGCCCGGCTACACTTGTACCGGGACGCAGGaaacaggaagaggaggacgacGACGAAGGCGTAGGGAAGAGTGTGACGATGACCTCTTTCCGGACATCGACATGGAAGAAGAACAACGCGACAGGTTCCTGGACGCCGGAGCGCTCCTGGCCCAGGAAACGGACCTGGCCACCCAGCAGTTGCAAGGCGAGAGAGCGCTGACTGGAATG ACTCCCCATAGGTACCATGGTCTGGGGAAACCTCATCTCCTGGAG CTTCCACTGGAGTCACTGGTGTGGATCTTCCGGGACGTGCTGTGTGTGGATGGGAAGAGAGGCTACTGGAACCTGTCTCTGGTCTGCAGAACCTTCAATACCATCCTGACAAATGAAATCATCAGGAAGTACTCCACAGGGAAG AGATGTGATCCTGAACCCCAGTAG
- the LOC121558631 gene encoding uncharacterized protein LOC121558631 isoform X4 — protein sequence MSETRVLHQRISSVMGILASAAVTEICKLVDDCCGALRVEVSQSKEQILMLEKQLSLAESRYRSVSGKGQTSVTSGTPRINSSKGDSPAANADDAGNTDEDEGSVLHLEVEGVNGNPHPLWEEVSTAPTDEAGPPTLTPGPIVSSNENTGPLAMTPDPVVSSNDIPRKQHITSFRVGETPKIQPCTTCCSLYHCPFCRPSAFKPNELHRIIPHIQSHLKSAVQNDEYIVYNCKLTCRDYPHYHCTYCDHVLCRKALFIEHFRACRKRNATPRPARVQAQSPSAALPLQQHPSPAQRPLAPATSTPVLPLTSIAVVPSSSRPVTPPSSPVAPQTLNTDTPPMEKTNTSASHDPVTRSSSQDLEPSSPEVYSCPPTPQIETERPQRPSQRDAVPVQTQCDHCGIILNKKNLKVHMKRKHQEEYIAAENEEALRRYLAESKMDVPPWCRATKVQCDLCGIRLNKKNFKNHMKRKHKVNVTPSDFQEAFDRCLGEQGLLVVESSLPGYTCTGTQETGRGGRRRRRREECDDDLFPDIDMEEEQRDRFLDAGALLAQETDLATQQLQGERALTGMTPHRYHGLGKPHLLELPLESLVWIFRDVLCVEGKRGNWNLSLVCRTFNTILTNEIIRMYSTGKRSNPEPQ from the exons ATGTCGGAAACGCGTGTTTTGCATCAACGGATAAGCTCTGTCATGGGCATTCTAGCCTCCGCTGCCGTGACAGAGATTTGCAAGTTAGTAGACGATTGCTGTGGAGCGTTACGTGTAGAAGTCTCTCAAAGCAAAGAGCAAATCCTAATGCTAGAGAAGCAACTCAGCCTGGCGGAGTCGAGGTACAGGTCGGTGAGTGGCAAAGGGCAGACGTCTGTCACCAGCGGCACACCGAGAATCAACAGTTCTAAGGGCGATTCACCCGCGGCCAATGCCGATGATGCGGGCAACACTGACGAAGACGAAG gtAGCGTTCTCCATCTTGAGGTGGAGGGTGTCAATGGCAATCCGCACCCTCTGTGGGAAGAGGTATCCACAGCACCAACTGATGAGGCTGGGCCCCCCACACTGACCCCTGGCCCCATAGTCAGTTCCAATGAGAATACTGGGCCCCTCGCAATGACCCCTGACCCGGTAGTCAGTTCCAATGACATACCCAGAAAG CAACATATTACCAGTTTCCGAGTTGGGGAAACTCCCAAGATACAACCATGCACCACATGCTGCTCCCTCTACCACTGCCCCTTCTGCCGACCGTCTGCGTTCAAACCCAACGAGTTACACCGGATCATCCCACACATCCAGAGCCACCTGAAAAGTGCCGTTCAGAATGACG AGTACATCGTCTACAACTGCAAACTGACGTGCAGAGACTACCCTCACTACCACTGCACCTATTGTGACCATGTACTCTGCAGAAAAGCGTTGTTTATAGAACATTTCAGAGCTTGCAGAAAGCGGAACGCGACTCCACGACCTGCCCGTGTCCAAGCTCAATCTCCATCTGCTGCTCTGCCCCTCCAGCAACATCCATCTCCAGCCCAGAGACCTCTCGCCCCTGCAACGTCCACACCTGTCCTGCCTCTCACATCTATAGCGGTCGTCCCGTCAAGCTCCAGACCTGTCACCCCTCCGAGCTCACCAGTCGCTCCTCAAActctaaacacagacacacctccAATGGAAAAAACAAATACTTCTGCCAGTCACGATCCGGTCACCCGCTCGTCAAGCCAGGATTTGGAACCCTCCTCGCCCGAAGTGTACAGCTGCCCTCCGACGCCGCAGATTGAGACCGAGAGACCGCAAAGACCTTCCCAAAGGGATGCAGTTCCTGTGCAGACCCAGTGTGACCACTGCGGCATCATCCTGAACAAGAAGAACTTGAAGGTGCACATGAAGCGGAAACACCAGGAAGAGTACATCGCTGCGGAGAACGAGGAGGCTCTGAGGAGATACCTGGCCGAATCCAAGATGGACGTGCCACCCTGGTGCCGTGCCACCAAGGTCCAGTGTGACCTCTGCGGAATCAGGCTGAACAAGAAGAATTTCAAGAACCACATGAAAAGGAAACACAAGGTGAACGTGACGCCGTCGGATTTCCAGGAAGCTTTCGACAGGTGCCTGGGCGAGCAAGGCCTGTTGGTGGTCGAGAGCTCGTTGCCCGGCTACACTTGTACCGGGACGCAGGaaacaggaagaggaggacgacGACGAAGGCGTAGGGAAGAGTGTGACGATGACCTCTTTCCGGACATCGACATGGAAGAAGAACAACGCGACAGGTTCCTGGACGCCGGAGCGCTCCTGGCCCAGGAAACGGACCTGGCCACCCAGCAGTTGCAAGGCGAGAGAGCGCTGACTGGAATG ACTCCCCATAGGTACCATGGTCTGGGGAAACCTCATCTCCTGGAG
- the LOC121558631 gene encoding uncharacterized protein LOC121558631 isoform X6 — translation MSETRVLHQRISSVMGILASAAVTEICKLVDDCCGALRVEVSQSKEQILMLEKQLSLAESRYRSVSGKGQTSVTSGTPRINSSKGDSPAANADDAGNTDEDEGSVLHLEVEGVNGNPHPLWEEVSTAPTDEAGPPTLTPGPIVSSNENTGPLAMTPDPVVSSNDIPRKQHITSFRVGETPKIQPCTTCCSLYHCPFCRPSAFKPNELHRIIPHIQSHLKSAVQNDEYIVYNCKLTCRDYPHYHCTYCDHVLCRKALFIEHFRACRKRNATPRPARVQAQSPSAALPLQQHPSPAQRPLAPATSTPVLPLTSIAVVPSSSRPVTPPSSPVAPQTLNTDTPPMEKTNTSASHDPVTRSSSQDLEPSSPEVYSCPPTPQIETERPQRPSQRDAVPVQTQCDHCGIILNKKNLKVHMKRKHQEEYIAAENEEALRRYLAESKMDVPPWCRATKVQCDLCGIRLNKKNFKNHMKRKHKVNVTPSDFQEAFDRCLGEQGLLVVESSLPGYTCTGTQETGRGGRRRRRREECDDDLFPDIDMEEEQRDRFLDAGALLAQETDLATQQLQGERALTGMNPHRYHGLGKPHLLEVNTVPVDLSPLKQAEHHIPDISI, via the exons ATGTCGGAAACGCGTGTTTTGCATCAACGGATAAGCTCTGTCATGGGCATTCTAGCCTCCGCTGCCGTGACAGAGATTTGCAAGTTAGTAGACGATTGCTGTGGAGCGTTACGTGTAGAAGTCTCTCAAAGCAAAGAGCAAATCCTAATGCTAGAGAAGCAACTCAGCCTGGCGGAGTCGAGGTACAGGTCGGTGAGTGGCAAAGGGCAGACGTCTGTCACCAGCGGCACACCGAGAATCAACAGTTCTAAGGGCGATTCACCCGCGGCCAATGCCGATGATGCGGGCAACACTGACGAAGACGAAG gtAGCGTTCTCCATCTTGAGGTGGAGGGTGTCAATGGCAATCCGCACCCTCTGTGGGAAGAGGTATCCACAGCACCAACTGATGAGGCTGGGCCCCCCACACTGACCCCTGGCCCCATAGTCAGTTCCAATGAGAATACTGGGCCCCTCGCAATGACCCCTGACCCGGTAGTCAGTTCCAATGACATACCCAGAAAG CAACATATTACCAGTTTCCGAGTTGGGGAAACTCCCAAGATACAACCATGCACCACATGCTGCTCCCTCTACCACTGCCCCTTCTGCCGACCGTCTGCGTTCAAACCCAACGAGTTACACCGGATCATCCCACACATCCAGAGCCACCTGAAAAGTGCCGTTCAGAATGACG AGTACATCGTCTACAACTGCAAACTGACGTGCAGAGACTACCCTCACTACCACTGCACCTATTGTGACCATGTACTCTGCAGAAAAGCGTTGTTTATAGAACATTTCAGAGCTTGCAGAAAGCGGAACGCGACTCCACGACCTGCCCGTGTCCAAGCTCAATCTCCATCTGCTGCTCTGCCCCTCCAGCAACATCCATCTCCAGCCCAGAGACCTCTCGCCCCTGCAACGTCCACACCTGTCCTGCCTCTCACATCTATAGCGGTCGTCCCGTCAAGCTCCAGACCTGTCACCCCTCCGAGCTCACCAGTCGCTCCTCAAActctaaacacagacacacctccAATGGAAAAAACAAATACTTCTGCCAGTCACGATCCGGTCACCCGCTCGTCAAGCCAGGATTTGGAACCCTCCTCGCCCGAAGTGTACAGCTGCCCTCCGACGCCGCAGATTGAGACCGAGAGACCGCAAAGACCTTCCCAAAGGGATGCAGTTCCTGTGCAGACCCAGTGTGACCACTGCGGCATCATCCTGAACAAGAAGAACTTGAAGGTGCACATGAAGCGGAAACACCAGGAAGAGTACATCGCTGCGGAGAACGAGGAGGCTCTGAGGAGATACCTGGCCGAATCCAAGATGGACGTGCCACCCTGGTGCCGTGCCACCAAGGTCCAGTGTGACCTCTGCGGAATCAGGCTGAACAAGAAGAATTTCAAGAACCACATGAAAAGGAAACACAAGGTGAACGTGACGCCGTCGGATTTCCAGGAAGCTTTCGACAGGTGCCTGGGCGAGCAAGGCCTGTTGGTGGTCGAGAGCTCGTTGCCCGGCTACACTTGTACCGGGACGCAGGaaacaggaagaggaggacgacGACGAAGGCGTAGGGAAGAGTGTGACGATGACCTCTTTCCGGACATCGACATGGAAGAAGAACAACGCGACAGGTTCCTGGACGCCGGAGCGCTCCTGGCCCAGGAAACGGACCTGGCCACCCAGCAGTTGCAAGGCGAGAGAGCGCTGACTGGAATG
- the LOC121558631 gene encoding uncharacterized protein LOC121558631 isoform X7 codes for MSETRVLHQRISSVMGILASAAVTEICKLVDDCCGALRVEVSQSKEQILMLEKQLSLAESRYRSVSGKGQTSVTSGTPRINSSKGDSPAANADDAGNTDEDEGSVLHLEVEGVNGNPHPLWEEVSTAPTDEAGPPTLTPGPIVSSNENTGPLAMTPDPVVSSNDIPRKQHITSFRVGETPKIQPCTTCCSLYHCPFCRPSAFKPNELHRIIPHIQSHLKSAVQNDEYIVYNCKLTCRDYPHYHCTYCDHVLCRKALFIEHFRACRKRNATPRPARVQAQSPSAALPLQQHPSPAQRPLAPATSTPVLPLTSIAVVPSSSRPVTPPSSPVAPQTLNTDTPPMEKTNTSASHDPVTRSSSQDLEPSSPEVYSCPPTPQIETERPQRPSQRDAVPVQTQCDHCGIILNKKNLKVHMKRKHQEEYIAAENEEALRRYLAESKMDVPPWCRATKVQCDLCGIRLNKKNFKNHMKRKHKVNVTPSDFQEAFDRCLGEQGLLVVESSLPGYTCTGTQETGRGGRRRRRREECDDDLFPDIDMEEEQRDRFLDAGALLAQETDLATQQLQGERALTGMNPHRYHGLGKPHLLERFNPEPK; via the exons ATGTCGGAAACGCGTGTTTTGCATCAACGGATAAGCTCTGTCATGGGCATTCTAGCCTCCGCTGCCGTGACAGAGATTTGCAAGTTAGTAGACGATTGCTGTGGAGCGTTACGTGTAGAAGTCTCTCAAAGCAAAGAGCAAATCCTAATGCTAGAGAAGCAACTCAGCCTGGCGGAGTCGAGGTACAGGTCGGTGAGTGGCAAAGGGCAGACGTCTGTCACCAGCGGCACACCGAGAATCAACAGTTCTAAGGGCGATTCACCCGCGGCCAATGCCGATGATGCGGGCAACACTGACGAAGACGAAG gtAGCGTTCTCCATCTTGAGGTGGAGGGTGTCAATGGCAATCCGCACCCTCTGTGGGAAGAGGTATCCACAGCACCAACTGATGAGGCTGGGCCCCCCACACTGACCCCTGGCCCCATAGTCAGTTCCAATGAGAATACTGGGCCCCTCGCAATGACCCCTGACCCGGTAGTCAGTTCCAATGACATACCCAGAAAG CAACATATTACCAGTTTCCGAGTTGGGGAAACTCCCAAGATACAACCATGCACCACATGCTGCTCCCTCTACCACTGCCCCTTCTGCCGACCGTCTGCGTTCAAACCCAACGAGTTACACCGGATCATCCCACACATCCAGAGCCACCTGAAAAGTGCCGTTCAGAATGACG AGTACATCGTCTACAACTGCAAACTGACGTGCAGAGACTACCCTCACTACCACTGCACCTATTGTGACCATGTACTCTGCAGAAAAGCGTTGTTTATAGAACATTTCAGAGCTTGCAGAAAGCGGAACGCGACTCCACGACCTGCCCGTGTCCAAGCTCAATCTCCATCTGCTGCTCTGCCCCTCCAGCAACATCCATCTCCAGCCCAGAGACCTCTCGCCCCTGCAACGTCCACACCTGTCCTGCCTCTCACATCTATAGCGGTCGTCCCGTCAAGCTCCAGACCTGTCACCCCTCCGAGCTCACCAGTCGCTCCTCAAActctaaacacagacacacctccAATGGAAAAAACAAATACTTCTGCCAGTCACGATCCGGTCACCCGCTCGTCAAGCCAGGATTTGGAACCCTCCTCGCCCGAAGTGTACAGCTGCCCTCCGACGCCGCAGATTGAGACCGAGAGACCGCAAAGACCTTCCCAAAGGGATGCAGTTCCTGTGCAGACCCAGTGTGACCACTGCGGCATCATCCTGAACAAGAAGAACTTGAAGGTGCACATGAAGCGGAAACACCAGGAAGAGTACATCGCTGCGGAGAACGAGGAGGCTCTGAGGAGATACCTGGCCGAATCCAAGATGGACGTGCCACCCTGGTGCCGTGCCACCAAGGTCCAGTGTGACCTCTGCGGAATCAGGCTGAACAAGAAGAATTTCAAGAACCACATGAAAAGGAAACACAAGGTGAACGTGACGCCGTCGGATTTCCAGGAAGCTTTCGACAGGTGCCTGGGCGAGCAAGGCCTGTTGGTGGTCGAGAGCTCGTTGCCCGGCTACACTTGTACCGGGACGCAGGaaacaggaagaggaggacgacGACGAAGGCGTAGGGAAGAGTGTGACGATGACCTCTTTCCGGACATCGACATGGAAGAAGAACAACGCGACAGGTTCCTGGACGCCGGAGCGCTCCTGGCCCAGGAAACGGACCTGGCCACCCAGCAGTTGCAAGGCGAGAGAGCGCTGACTGGAATG
- the LOC121558631 gene encoding uncharacterized protein LOC121558631 isoform X3, with protein sequence MSETRVLHQRISSVMGILASAAVTEICKLVDDCCGALRVEVSQSKEQILMLEKQLSLAESRYRSVSGKGQTSVTSGTPRINSSKGDSPAANADDAGNTDEDEGSVLHLEVEGVNGNPHPLWEEVSTAPTDEAGPPTLTPGPIVSSNENTGPLAMTPDPVVSSNDIPRKQHITSFRVGETPKIQPCTTCCSLYHCPFCRPSAFKPNELHRIIPHIQSHLKSAVQNDEYIVYNCKLTCRDYPHYHCTYCDHVLCRKALFIEHFRACRKRNATPRPARVQAQSPSAALPLQQHPSPAQRPLAPATSTPVLPLTSIAVVPSSSRPVTPPSSPVAPQTLNTDTPPMEKTNTSASHDPVTRSSSQDLEPSSPEVYSCPPTPQIETERPQRPSQRDAVPVQTQCDHCGIILNKKNLKVHMKRKHQEEYIAAENEEALRRYLAESKMDVPPWCRATKVQCDLCGIRLNKKNFKNHMKRKHKVNVTPSDFQEAFDRCLGEQGLLVVESSLPGYTCTGTQETGRGGRRRRRREECDDDLFPDIDMEEEQRDRFLDAGALLAQETDLATQQLQGERALTGMTPHRYHGLGKPHLLELPLESLVWIFRDVLCVDGKRGYWNLSLVCRTFNTILTNEIIRKYSTGKRSNPEPQ encoded by the exons ATGTCGGAAACGCGTGTTTTGCATCAACGGATAAGCTCTGTCATGGGCATTCTAGCCTCCGCTGCCGTGACAGAGATTTGCAAGTTAGTAGACGATTGCTGTGGAGCGTTACGTGTAGAAGTCTCTCAAAGCAAAGAGCAAATCCTAATGCTAGAGAAGCAACTCAGCCTGGCGGAGTCGAGGTACAGGTCGGTGAGTGGCAAAGGGCAGACGTCTGTCACCAGCGGCACACCGAGAATCAACAGTTCTAAGGGCGATTCACCCGCGGCCAATGCCGATGATGCGGGCAACACTGACGAAGACGAAG gtAGCGTTCTCCATCTTGAGGTGGAGGGTGTCAATGGCAATCCGCACCCTCTGTGGGAAGAGGTATCCACAGCACCAACTGATGAGGCTGGGCCCCCCACACTGACCCCTGGCCCCATAGTCAGTTCCAATGAGAATACTGGGCCCCTCGCAATGACCCCTGACCCGGTAGTCAGTTCCAATGACATACCCAGAAAG CAACATATTACCAGTTTCCGAGTTGGGGAAACTCCCAAGATACAACCATGCACCACATGCTGCTCCCTCTACCACTGCCCCTTCTGCCGACCGTCTGCGTTCAAACCCAACGAGTTACACCGGATCATCCCACACATCCAGAGCCACCTGAAAAGTGCCGTTCAGAATGACG AGTACATCGTCTACAACTGCAAACTGACGTGCAGAGACTACCCTCACTACCACTGCACCTATTGTGACCATGTACTCTGCAGAAAAGCGTTGTTTATAGAACATTTCAGAGCTTGCAGAAAGCGGAACGCGACTCCACGACCTGCCCGTGTCCAAGCTCAATCTCCATCTGCTGCTCTGCCCCTCCAGCAACATCCATCTCCAGCCCAGAGACCTCTCGCCCCTGCAACGTCCACACCTGTCCTGCCTCTCACATCTATAGCGGTCGTCCCGTCAAGCTCCAGACCTGTCACCCCTCCGAGCTCACCAGTCGCTCCTCAAActctaaacacagacacacctccAATGGAAAAAACAAATACTTCTGCCAGTCACGATCCGGTCACCCGCTCGTCAAGCCAGGATTTGGAACCCTCCTCGCCCGAAGTGTACAGCTGCCCTCCGACGCCGCAGATTGAGACCGAGAGACCGCAAAGACCTTCCCAAAGGGATGCAGTTCCTGTGCAGACCCAGTGTGACCACTGCGGCATCATCCTGAACAAGAAGAACTTGAAGGTGCACATGAAGCGGAAACACCAGGAAGAGTACATCGCTGCGGAGAACGAGGAGGCTCTGAGGAGATACCTGGCCGAATCCAAGATGGACGTGCCACCCTGGTGCCGTGCCACCAAGGTCCAGTGTGACCTCTGCGGAATCAGGCTGAACAAGAAGAATTTCAAGAACCACATGAAAAGGAAACACAAGGTGAACGTGACGCCGTCGGATTTCCAGGAAGCTTTCGACAGGTGCCTGGGCGAGCAAGGCCTGTTGGTGGTCGAGAGCTCGTTGCCCGGCTACACTTGTACCGGGACGCAGGaaacaggaagaggaggacgacGACGAAGGCGTAGGGAAGAGTGTGACGATGACCTCTTTCCGGACATCGACATGGAAGAAGAACAACGCGACAGGTTCCTGGACGCCGGAGCGCTCCTGGCCCAGGAAACGGACCTGGCCACCCAGCAGTTGCAAGGCGAGAGAGCGCTGACTGGAATG ACTCCCCATAGGTACCATGGTCTGGGGAAACCTCATCTCCTGGAG CTTCCACTGGAGTCACTGGTGTGGATCTTCCGGGACGTGCTGTGTGTGGATGGGAAGAGAGGCTACTGGAACCTGTCTCTGGTCTGCAGAACCTTCAATACCATCCTGACAAATGAAATCATCAGGAAGTACTCCACAGGGAAG